The following proteins are encoded in a genomic region of Vicugna pacos chromosome 16, VicPac4, whole genome shotgun sequence:
- the MAPK7 gene encoding mitogen-activated protein kinase 7 isoform X2, translating to MRQRTARGRSAPGVAPSSSRAAPSRRLDSGARAGRGVASSAGQQVAIKKIPNAFDVVTNAKRTLRELKILKHFKHDNIIAIKDILRPTVPYGEFKSVYVVLDLMESDLHQIIHSSQPLTLEHVRYFLYQLLRGLKYMHSAQVIHRDLKPSNLLVNENCELKIGDFGMARGLCASPADHQYFMTEYVATRWYRAPELMLSLHEYTQAIDLWSVGCIFGEMLARRQLFPGKNYVHQLQLIMTVLGTPSPAVIQAVGAERVRAYIQSLPPRQPVPWETVYPGADRQALSLLGRMLRFEPSARISAAAALRHPFLAKYHDPDDEPDCAPPFDFAFDREALTRERIKEAIVAEIEDFHTRREGIRQQIRFQPSLQPVASEPSCPDVEMPSPWAPSGDCAMESPPPAPPPHPGPAPDTFDLTLQPPPPASEPAPPKREGAISDNTKAALKAALLKSLRSRLRDGPSAPLEAPEPRKPVTAQERQREREEKRRRRQERAKEREKRRQERERKERGAGASGGPSADPLAGLVLSDNDRSLLERWTRMARPPAPAPTPPPAQPPSPPAGPPPQPACPAPGPAPAPLQTAAAAPAPGLLAPQSLVPAPGLPGPSALSVLPYFPSGPPPPDPGRPPQPSTSESPDDVNLVTQQLSKSQVEDPLPPVFSGTPKGSGAGYGVGFDLEEFLNQSFEMGVADGPQDGQADSAPLSASLLADWLEGHGMNPADIESLQREIQMDSPMLLADLPDLQEP from the exons ATGCGTCAGAGGACGGCGCGTGGCCGCAGCGCACCCGGCGTAGCGCCGAGCTCCAGTCGGGCGGCTCCCTCCCGCCGGCTGGACAGCGGCGCGCGCGCGGGCAGAGGCGTGGCTTCCTCGGCAG GCCAGCAGGTGGCCATTAAGAAGATCCCCAATGCTTTTGATGTGGTGACCAATGCCAAGCGGACCCTCAGGGAGCTGAAGATCCTCAAACACTTCAAGCACGACAACATCATCGCCATCAAAGACATCCTGAGGCCCACCGTGCCCTATGGCGAGTTCAAGTCTGT CTACGTGGTCCTGGACCTGATGGAGAGCGACCTGCACCAGATCATCCACTCGTCACAGCCGCTGACGCTGGAGCACGTGCGCTACTTTCTGTACCAGCTGCTGCGAGGCCTCAAGTACATGCACTCGGCTCAGGTCATCCACCGGGACCTCAAGCCCTCCAACCTGCTGGTGAACGAGAACTGTGAGCTCAAGATCGGGGACTTCGGCATGGCCCGCGGCCTGTGCGCCTCGCCTGCCGACCACCAGTACTTCATGACCGAGTACGTGGCCACACGCTGGTACCGCGCCCCTGAGCTCATGCTCTCGTTGCACGAGTACACGCAGGCCATCGACCTGTGGTCTGTGGGCTGCATCTTTGGTGAGATGCTAGCCCGGCGCCAGCTCTTCCCAGGCAAAAACTACGTGCACCAGTTGCAGCTGATCATGACGGTGCTGGGCACCCCGTCGCCAGCCGTGATCCAGGCTGTCGGGGCTGAGAGGGTGCGGGCCTATATCCAGAGCCTGCCGCCACGCCAGCCCGTGCCCTGGGAGACAGTGTACCCGGGTGCTGACCGCCAGGCCCTCTCCCTGCTGGGGCGCATGCTGCGTTTTGAGCCCAGTGCCCGCATCTCTGCCGCTGCCGCCCTGCGCCACCCCTTCCTGGCCAAGTACCATGACCCTGATGATGAGCCTGACTGTGCGCCACCCTTTGACTTTGCCTTTGACCGTGAAGCCCTGACCCGGGAGCGTATTAAGGAGGCCATCGTGGCAGAGATCGAGGACTTCCACACGCGGCGTGAGGGCATCCGCCAGCAGATCCGCTTCcagccttccctgcagcctgTGGCCAGTGAGCCTAGCTGCCCCGACGTTGAGATGCCCAGTCCTTGGGCTCCCAGTGGGGACTGCGCCATGGAGTCCCCACCGCCAGCTCCACCACCTCACCCTGGGCCTGCGCCTGACACCTTTGATCTGACCCTGCAGCCACCCCCGCCAGCCAGTGAACCAGCCCCTCCCAAGAGGGAGGGGGCCATCTCAGACAACACCAAGGCGGCCCTCAAGGCCGCCCTGCTCAAGTCTTTGCGGAGCCGACTCCGAG ACGGCCCCAGCGCCCCCCTGGAGGCCCCTGAGCCTCGGAAGCCAGTGACAGCCCAGGAGCGCCAGCGGGAGCGGGAGgagaagcggcggcggcggcaggagcGGGCCAAGGAGCGGGAGAAGCGGCGGCAGGAGCGGGAGCGCAAGGAGCGGGGTGCCGGGGCCTCCGGGGGCCCCTCCGCCGACCCTCTGGCGGGGCTGGTGCTCAGCGACAATGACCGGAGCCTTCTGGAGCGCTGGACTCGCATGGCCCGGCCCCCTGCCCCTGCGCCCACGCCGCCGCCGGCCCAGCCCCCGAGCCCTCCTGCCGGCCCCCCACCACAGCCTGCCTGCCCAGCCCCGGGGCCTGCACCTGCCCCACTCCagaccgctgccgccgcccccgccccaggCCTCCTGGCCCCCCAGTCCCTGGTGCCGGCCCCCGGGCTGCCGGGCCCCAGTGCCCTGAGTGTTCTGCCTTACTTCCCTTCTGGCCCACCCCCTCCAGACCCCGGGAGGCCCCCTCAGCCCTCCACCTCAGAGTCGCCCGACGACGTCAACCTGGTGACCCAGCAGCTGTCCAAGTCGCAG GTGGAGGACCCCTTGCCCCCTGTGTTCTCGGGCACACCGAAGGGCAGTGGGGCCGGCTACGGTGTTGGCTTTGACCTTGAGGAATTCCTAAACCAGTCTTTCGAAATGGGCGTGGCTGACGGGCCCCAGGATGG CCAGGCAGACTCGGCCCCGCTCTCGGCCTCCCTGCTTGCTGACTGGCTTGAGGGCCACGGCATGAACCCTGCAGACATCGAGTCCCTGCAGCGTGAGATCCAGATGGACTCCCCGATGCTGCTGGCTGACCTGcctgacctccaggagccctga
- the MAPK7 gene encoding mitogen-activated protein kinase 7 isoform X1, which yields MRQRTARGRSAPGVAPSSSRAAPSRRLDSGARAGRGVASSADAMAEPLKEEDGEDGSGEPPGPVKAEPAVTAASVAAKNLALLKARSFDVTFDVGDEYEIIETIGNGAYGVVSSARRRLTGQQVAIKKIPNAFDVVTNAKRTLRELKILKHFKHDNIIAIKDILRPTVPYGEFKSVYVVLDLMESDLHQIIHSSQPLTLEHVRYFLYQLLRGLKYMHSAQVIHRDLKPSNLLVNENCELKIGDFGMARGLCASPADHQYFMTEYVATRWYRAPELMLSLHEYTQAIDLWSVGCIFGEMLARRQLFPGKNYVHQLQLIMTVLGTPSPAVIQAVGAERVRAYIQSLPPRQPVPWETVYPGADRQALSLLGRMLRFEPSARISAAAALRHPFLAKYHDPDDEPDCAPPFDFAFDREALTRERIKEAIVAEIEDFHTRREGIRQQIRFQPSLQPVASEPSCPDVEMPSPWAPSGDCAMESPPPAPPPHPGPAPDTFDLTLQPPPPASEPAPPKREGAISDNTKAALKAALLKSLRSRLRDGPSAPLEAPEPRKPVTAQERQREREEKRRRRQERAKEREKRRQERERKERGAGASGGPSADPLAGLVLSDNDRSLLERWTRMARPPAPAPTPPPAQPPSPPAGPPPQPACPAPGPAPAPLQTAAAAPAPGLLAPQSLVPAPGLPGPSALSVLPYFPSGPPPPDPGRPPQPSTSESPDDVNLVTQQLSKSQVEDPLPPVFSGTPKGSGAGYGVGFDLEEFLNQSFEMGVADGPQDGQADSAPLSASLLADWLEGHGMNPADIESLQREIQMDSPMLLADLPDLQEP from the exons ATGCGTCAGAGGACGGCGCGTGGCCGCAGCGCACCCGGCGTAGCGCCGAGCTCCAGTCGGGCGGCTCCCTCCCGCCGGCTGGACAGCGGCGCGCGCGCGGGCAGAGGCGTGGCTTCCTCGGCAG ACGCCATGGCCGAGCCCCTGAAGGAGGAAGACGGCGAGGACGGCTCCGGGGAGCCTCCGGGGCCGGTGAAGGCGGAGCCCGCCGTCACCGCCGCCTCCGTGGCGGCCAAGAACCTGGCCTTGCTGAAGGCCCGCTCCTTCGACGTGACCTTCGACGTGGGGGACGAGTACGAGATCATCGAGACCATAGGCAACGGGGCCTACGGGGTGGTGTCCTCCGCGCGCCGCCGCCTCACCG GCCAGCAGGTGGCCATTAAGAAGATCCCCAATGCTTTTGATGTGGTGACCAATGCCAAGCGGACCCTCAGGGAGCTGAAGATCCTCAAACACTTCAAGCACGACAACATCATCGCCATCAAAGACATCCTGAGGCCCACCGTGCCCTATGGCGAGTTCAAGTCTGT CTACGTGGTCCTGGACCTGATGGAGAGCGACCTGCACCAGATCATCCACTCGTCACAGCCGCTGACGCTGGAGCACGTGCGCTACTTTCTGTACCAGCTGCTGCGAGGCCTCAAGTACATGCACTCGGCTCAGGTCATCCACCGGGACCTCAAGCCCTCCAACCTGCTGGTGAACGAGAACTGTGAGCTCAAGATCGGGGACTTCGGCATGGCCCGCGGCCTGTGCGCCTCGCCTGCCGACCACCAGTACTTCATGACCGAGTACGTGGCCACACGCTGGTACCGCGCCCCTGAGCTCATGCTCTCGTTGCACGAGTACACGCAGGCCATCGACCTGTGGTCTGTGGGCTGCATCTTTGGTGAGATGCTAGCCCGGCGCCAGCTCTTCCCAGGCAAAAACTACGTGCACCAGTTGCAGCTGATCATGACGGTGCTGGGCACCCCGTCGCCAGCCGTGATCCAGGCTGTCGGGGCTGAGAGGGTGCGGGCCTATATCCAGAGCCTGCCGCCACGCCAGCCCGTGCCCTGGGAGACAGTGTACCCGGGTGCTGACCGCCAGGCCCTCTCCCTGCTGGGGCGCATGCTGCGTTTTGAGCCCAGTGCCCGCATCTCTGCCGCTGCCGCCCTGCGCCACCCCTTCCTGGCCAAGTACCATGACCCTGATGATGAGCCTGACTGTGCGCCACCCTTTGACTTTGCCTTTGACCGTGAAGCCCTGACCCGGGAGCGTATTAAGGAGGCCATCGTGGCAGAGATCGAGGACTTCCACACGCGGCGTGAGGGCATCCGCCAGCAGATCCGCTTCcagccttccctgcagcctgTGGCCAGTGAGCCTAGCTGCCCCGACGTTGAGATGCCCAGTCCTTGGGCTCCCAGTGGGGACTGCGCCATGGAGTCCCCACCGCCAGCTCCACCACCTCACCCTGGGCCTGCGCCTGACACCTTTGATCTGACCCTGCAGCCACCCCCGCCAGCCAGTGAACCAGCCCCTCCCAAGAGGGAGGGGGCCATCTCAGACAACACCAAGGCGGCCCTCAAGGCCGCCCTGCTCAAGTCTTTGCGGAGCCGACTCCGAG ACGGCCCCAGCGCCCCCCTGGAGGCCCCTGAGCCTCGGAAGCCAGTGACAGCCCAGGAGCGCCAGCGGGAGCGGGAGgagaagcggcggcggcggcaggagcGGGCCAAGGAGCGGGAGAAGCGGCGGCAGGAGCGGGAGCGCAAGGAGCGGGGTGCCGGGGCCTCCGGGGGCCCCTCCGCCGACCCTCTGGCGGGGCTGGTGCTCAGCGACAATGACCGGAGCCTTCTGGAGCGCTGGACTCGCATGGCCCGGCCCCCTGCCCCTGCGCCCACGCCGCCGCCGGCCCAGCCCCCGAGCCCTCCTGCCGGCCCCCCACCACAGCCTGCCTGCCCAGCCCCGGGGCCTGCACCTGCCCCACTCCagaccgctgccgccgcccccgccccaggCCTCCTGGCCCCCCAGTCCCTGGTGCCGGCCCCCGGGCTGCCGGGCCCCAGTGCCCTGAGTGTTCTGCCTTACTTCCCTTCTGGCCCACCCCCTCCAGACCCCGGGAGGCCCCCTCAGCCCTCCACCTCAGAGTCGCCCGACGACGTCAACCTGGTGACCCAGCAGCTGTCCAAGTCGCAG GTGGAGGACCCCTTGCCCCCTGTGTTCTCGGGCACACCGAAGGGCAGTGGGGCCGGCTACGGTGTTGGCTTTGACCTTGAGGAATTCCTAAACCAGTCTTTCGAAATGGGCGTGGCTGACGGGCCCCAGGATGG CCAGGCAGACTCGGCCCCGCTCTCGGCCTCCCTGCTTGCTGACTGGCTTGAGGGCCACGGCATGAACCCTGCAGACATCGAGTCCCTGCAGCGTGAGATCCAGATGGACTCCCCGATGCTGCTGGCTGACCTGcctgacctccaggagccctga
- the MAPK7 gene encoding mitogen-activated protein kinase 7 isoform X3 — protein sequence MAGGDGNASQDHGQQVAIKKIPNAFDVVTNAKRTLRELKILKHFKHDNIIAIKDILRPTVPYGEFKSVYVVLDLMESDLHQIIHSSQPLTLEHVRYFLYQLLRGLKYMHSAQVIHRDLKPSNLLVNENCELKIGDFGMARGLCASPADHQYFMTEYVATRWYRAPELMLSLHEYTQAIDLWSVGCIFGEMLARRQLFPGKNYVHQLQLIMTVLGTPSPAVIQAVGAERVRAYIQSLPPRQPVPWETVYPGADRQALSLLGRMLRFEPSARISAAAALRHPFLAKYHDPDDEPDCAPPFDFAFDREALTRERIKEAIVAEIEDFHTRREGIRQQIRFQPSLQPVASEPSCPDVEMPSPWAPSGDCAMESPPPAPPPHPGPAPDTFDLTLQPPPPASEPAPPKREGAISDNTKAALKAALLKSLRSRLRDGPSAPLEAPEPRKPVTAQERQREREEKRRRRQERAKEREKRRQERERKERGAGASGGPSADPLAGLVLSDNDRSLLERWTRMARPPAPAPTPPPAQPPSPPAGPPPQPACPAPGPAPAPLQTAAAAPAPGLLAPQSLVPAPGLPGPSALSVLPYFPSGPPPPDPGRPPQPSTSESPDDVNLVTQQLSKSQVEDPLPPVFSGTPKGSGAGYGVGFDLEEFLNQSFEMGVADGPQDGQADSAPLSASLLADWLEGHGMNPADIESLQREIQMDSPMLLADLPDLQEP from the exons GCCAGCAGGTGGCCATTAAGAAGATCCCCAATGCTTTTGATGTGGTGACCAATGCCAAGCGGACCCTCAGGGAGCTGAAGATCCTCAAACACTTCAAGCACGACAACATCATCGCCATCAAAGACATCCTGAGGCCCACCGTGCCCTATGGCGAGTTCAAGTCTGT CTACGTGGTCCTGGACCTGATGGAGAGCGACCTGCACCAGATCATCCACTCGTCACAGCCGCTGACGCTGGAGCACGTGCGCTACTTTCTGTACCAGCTGCTGCGAGGCCTCAAGTACATGCACTCGGCTCAGGTCATCCACCGGGACCTCAAGCCCTCCAACCTGCTGGTGAACGAGAACTGTGAGCTCAAGATCGGGGACTTCGGCATGGCCCGCGGCCTGTGCGCCTCGCCTGCCGACCACCAGTACTTCATGACCGAGTACGTGGCCACACGCTGGTACCGCGCCCCTGAGCTCATGCTCTCGTTGCACGAGTACACGCAGGCCATCGACCTGTGGTCTGTGGGCTGCATCTTTGGTGAGATGCTAGCCCGGCGCCAGCTCTTCCCAGGCAAAAACTACGTGCACCAGTTGCAGCTGATCATGACGGTGCTGGGCACCCCGTCGCCAGCCGTGATCCAGGCTGTCGGGGCTGAGAGGGTGCGGGCCTATATCCAGAGCCTGCCGCCACGCCAGCCCGTGCCCTGGGAGACAGTGTACCCGGGTGCTGACCGCCAGGCCCTCTCCCTGCTGGGGCGCATGCTGCGTTTTGAGCCCAGTGCCCGCATCTCTGCCGCTGCCGCCCTGCGCCACCCCTTCCTGGCCAAGTACCATGACCCTGATGATGAGCCTGACTGTGCGCCACCCTTTGACTTTGCCTTTGACCGTGAAGCCCTGACCCGGGAGCGTATTAAGGAGGCCATCGTGGCAGAGATCGAGGACTTCCACACGCGGCGTGAGGGCATCCGCCAGCAGATCCGCTTCcagccttccctgcagcctgTGGCCAGTGAGCCTAGCTGCCCCGACGTTGAGATGCCCAGTCCTTGGGCTCCCAGTGGGGACTGCGCCATGGAGTCCCCACCGCCAGCTCCACCACCTCACCCTGGGCCTGCGCCTGACACCTTTGATCTGACCCTGCAGCCACCCCCGCCAGCCAGTGAACCAGCCCCTCCCAAGAGGGAGGGGGCCATCTCAGACAACACCAAGGCGGCCCTCAAGGCCGCCCTGCTCAAGTCTTTGCGGAGCCGACTCCGAG ACGGCCCCAGCGCCCCCCTGGAGGCCCCTGAGCCTCGGAAGCCAGTGACAGCCCAGGAGCGCCAGCGGGAGCGGGAGgagaagcggcggcggcggcaggagcGGGCCAAGGAGCGGGAGAAGCGGCGGCAGGAGCGGGAGCGCAAGGAGCGGGGTGCCGGGGCCTCCGGGGGCCCCTCCGCCGACCCTCTGGCGGGGCTGGTGCTCAGCGACAATGACCGGAGCCTTCTGGAGCGCTGGACTCGCATGGCCCGGCCCCCTGCCCCTGCGCCCACGCCGCCGCCGGCCCAGCCCCCGAGCCCTCCTGCCGGCCCCCCACCACAGCCTGCCTGCCCAGCCCCGGGGCCTGCACCTGCCCCACTCCagaccgctgccgccgcccccgccccaggCCTCCTGGCCCCCCAGTCCCTGGTGCCGGCCCCCGGGCTGCCGGGCCCCAGTGCCCTGAGTGTTCTGCCTTACTTCCCTTCTGGCCCACCCCCTCCAGACCCCGGGAGGCCCCCTCAGCCCTCCACCTCAGAGTCGCCCGACGACGTCAACCTGGTGACCCAGCAGCTGTCCAAGTCGCAG GTGGAGGACCCCTTGCCCCCTGTGTTCTCGGGCACACCGAAGGGCAGTGGGGCCGGCTACGGTGTTGGCTTTGACCTTGAGGAATTCCTAAACCAGTCTTTCGAAATGGGCGTGGCTGACGGGCCCCAGGATGG CCAGGCAGACTCGGCCCCGCTCTCGGCCTCCCTGCTTGCTGACTGGCTTGAGGGCCACGGCATGAACCCTGCAGACATCGAGTCCCTGCAGCGTGAGATCCAGATGGACTCCCCGATGCTGCTGGCTGACCTGcctgacctccaggagccctga